The Kluyvera intermedia genome includes the window TCGGCGTCATCATGTTTGCATCGTTTATCATCATGTTTTTCCGCTATTGGCACCATAATCTAATCAATCGGGATGATATCTTTTGGGCGAAGAATATTCGTAAGATCGTCGTCAACGAGGAAGTAGGTGACACCGGGCGTTATAACTTCGGCCAGAAATGCGTATTCTGGGCGGCGATTATCTTCCTGGTGCTGCTGCTGGTGAGCGGTGTGATTATCTGGCGTCCGTACTTTGCGCCTGCTTTCTCAATCCCGGTGATCCGATTTGCGTTAATGCTGCATTCATTTGCCGCAGTGGCGTTAATTGTGGTTATCATGGTGCATATTTACGCCGCCCTTTGGGTGAAAGGCACCATTACCGCGATGGTGGAAGGATGGGTCACCAGTTCATGGGCGAAGAAACATCACCCACGCTGGTACCGTGAAGTCCGCCAGAAACAGGAAAAGTCATCTGAATGAGTATTCGCATAATCCCGCAAGATGAGCTGGGTTCGAGCGAGAAACGTACGGCGGAAGTCATTCCGCCGTTGTTGTTCCCCAGACTCAAGAACCTCTACAACCGCCGTGCCGAGCGTCTGCGCGAGCTGGCTGAGAATAACCCGCTGGGTGATTACCTGCGCTTTGCAGCGCTCATCGCCCATGCTCAGGAAGTCGTGCTGTATGACCATCCGCTGAAGATGGATCTGACCGCGCGCTTGAAAGAAGCGAATGATCAGGGCAAGCCGCCGCTGGATATTCACGTTCTGCCGCGCGATAAGCATTGGCACACCCTGCTGCAA containing:
- the fdoI gene encoding formate dehydrogenase cytochrome b556 subunit, with the translated sequence MKKRDTIVRYTAPERINHWVTAFCFMLAAISGLGFFFPSFNWLMQIMGTPQLARILHPFVGVIMFASFIIMFFRYWHHNLINRDDIFWAKNIRKIVVNEEVGDTGRYNFGQKCVFWAAIIFLVLLLVSGVIIWRPYFAPAFSIPVIRFALMLHSFAAVALIVVIMVHIYAALWVKGTITAMVEGWVTSSWAKKHHPRWYREVRQKQEKSSE